The following proteins are co-located in the Paenibacillus sp. JNUCC32 genome:
- a CDS encoding LLM class flavin-dependent oxidoreductase: MSSKRRQLHLGLFLFGTGYHPAGWRLPEGKTDGAYDPQFLKEVAQKLEKAKFDFFFLGDRLATSADMQHLFPSQMTRLEPFTMLSYLAAATDKIGLIGTVNTTYAEPYNIARFTASLDHLSRGRASWNVVTGSDTRAALNFSREKHWDNAKRYDYAEEFIEIVSGLWDTWEDDSLPRDKASGVFADGSKVHALDHVGEHFSVAGPLNILRPIQGQLPLITAGTSLRSQMLAAQYSDMVFTGTNVKEVAVKFYKEVKGRLPAYGREASDLKVLPGLVPIVGRTEEEARAKYAELNELVVTDFDLGPLSDKIGIDLRGYSLEDPLPDLSASEAALHWADLARGANGREDITIRDLFYFFTVTVRGHLLVVGSAQQVADIIEEWFRDEAADGFNVCPPYMPGGLDLFLELVVPELQRRGLFRTEYEGSTFREHLGLSRPRNRYDLIAKG; encoded by the coding sequence ATGAGTTCAAAACGTCGTCAATTGCATCTTGGATTGTTCTTATTCGGAACGGGCTATCATCCCGCGGGCTGGAGGCTGCCCGAAGGCAAAACGGACGGGGCTTACGATCCCCAGTTCCTGAAGGAGGTCGCCCAGAAGCTTGAGAAGGCCAAGTTCGATTTCTTTTTCCTGGGGGACCGACTGGCCACGAGCGCGGATATGCAGCATTTATTTCCTTCCCAAATGACGCGGCTGGAGCCGTTCACCATGCTGTCCTACCTGGCAGCGGCAACGGATAAAATCGGTTTGATCGGCACGGTGAACACCACCTATGCCGAGCCTTACAACATCGCACGCTTCACGGCATCGCTGGATCATCTCAGCCGGGGCCGGGCCTCATGGAATGTCGTGACAGGCTCCGATACGCGGGCTGCGCTGAATTTCAGCCGGGAGAAGCATTGGGATAACGCCAAGCGGTACGACTATGCCGAGGAATTCATCGAAATCGTCAGCGGGTTGTGGGACACCTGGGAGGATGACTCCCTTCCGCGGGACAAGGCAAGCGGCGTGTTCGCCGACGGCAGCAAGGTGCATGCCCTGGACCATGTCGGCGAGCACTTCTCCGTCGCCGGGCCGCTGAACATTCTGCGTCCGATACAGGGACAGCTTCCGCTGATCACGGCAGGAACCTCCCTGCGCAGCCAAATGCTGGCGGCCCAATATTCCGACATGGTCTTCACCGGAACGAACGTCAAAGAAGTCGCCGTGAAATTTTACAAGGAAGTGAAAGGGCGCCTGCCGGCGTATGGAAGGGAAGCTTCGGATTTGAAGGTCCTTCCCGGGCTGGTTCCGATCGTGGGCCGGACGGAGGAAGAAGCACGGGCCAAATATGCGGAGTTGAACGAACTGGTGGTGACCGATTTCGATCTGGGTCCCCTTTCGGATAAGATCGGAATCGACCTGAGGGGATATTCGCTGGAGGATCCGCTGCCTGACCTATCCGCTTCGGAAGCCGCGCTGCACTGGGCCGACTTGGCCAGAGGGGCGAACGGACGCGAGGATATTACGATCAGGGACCTGTTCTATTTCTTCACCGTCACGGTCCGCGGGCATCTGCTCGTGGTCGGCAGCGCGCAGCAGGTAGCGGATATCATCGAAGAGTGGTTCCGGGATGAAGCGGCCGACGGGTTCAATGTTTGCCCTCCCTATATGCCTGGCGGTCTGGATCTGTTCCTGGAGCTGGTTGTGCCGGAGCTTCAGCGCAGAGGCTTGTTCCGCACCGAGTATGAAGGCAGCACCTTCCGGGAGCATTTGGGACTGAGCCGCCCAAGGAACCGTTATGACCTGATTGCGAAGGGGTGA
- a CDS encoding ABC transporter permease, with translation MGTRNAKKFPGIWAGQGALLLVILGICEVLVRTETVSSLYLPAPSQVFRELFKLFGDGEIWKHLYVTLAEFVAGYGIAAIGGLVVGMALVLIPWAERFFRPYLSALMAIPKVTIVPLLALWLGIGITHKISIVFLFCFFTITVNTMTGIKQTADNHLKVAKVFEATRYQTIMKVILPSAAPTIFAALRISAATGLVGALFGEMLASKDGLGNILVKATSLYNTAQAFAIVALVTVVSVLIISLIDLLERSVFLKWKSS, from the coding sequence ATGGGAACGAGGAATGCCAAGAAATTCCCCGGCATCTGGGCAGGTCAGGGGGCATTGCTGCTGGTCATACTGGGGATCTGCGAGGTTCTGGTTCGCACGGAGACCGTCAGCAGCTTGTATCTGCCTGCGCCTTCCCAAGTATTCCGCGAACTGTTCAAGCTGTTCGGTGACGGGGAGATCTGGAAGCACCTGTACGTCACATTGGCCGAGTTCGTTGCGGGCTACGGCATTGCCGCCATTGGCGGGCTCGTCGTCGGCATGGCTCTGGTGCTGATCCCATGGGCGGAGCGGTTCTTCCGGCCGTACCTTTCGGCGCTGATGGCGATTCCGAAGGTAACGATCGTCCCGCTGCTGGCGCTCTGGCTCGGGATCGGGATCACGCATAAAATATCGATTGTGTTCCTGTTCTGTTTCTTTACGATCACGGTCAATACGATGACCGGAATCAAACAGACGGCGGACAACCATCTGAAGGTCGCCAAAGTATTCGAGGCGACGCGCTATCAGACCATCATGAAGGTGATATTGCCATCGGCTGCGCCCACCATTTTTGCCGCTCTCCGAATTTCGGCTGCTACAGGACTGGTCGGGGCTCTGTTCGGGGAGATGCTGGCCTCGAAGGATGGCCTTGGCAATATTCTCGTGAAGGCGACATCGCTGTACAATACCGCGCAGGCTTTTGCCATTGTAGCGCTGGTTACCGTCGTATCCGTACTTATCATTTCATTGATCGATTTATTGGAACGCAGCGTTTTTTTGAAATGGAAATCATCATAG
- a CDS encoding ABC transporter substrate-binding protein → MNRRGIRPYLIALAALWLIAITAGCASGQDNGKSAAPSAGDGESAAGAKLEKIRYAPLSGVSGLAVSFGAEKGFFEEEGLDVEFITTKDPIAGLTSKDIDVVDVATTTAIVAAGKGAPVKIVSSMFRTKGPFYLIASPEIQKVEDLKGKKVGIAVFGSGLEVYTQVILKEHGLSPDDVTFIANSTHQAAYASLETGQVDATIIHEPFASLAEKQGKGHIIATGWDYLPTFHTGVLAARDGILEEKPELVEKLLRAYFKSQEYAKSHPDEFKTYYLNNIEIDPEVLDLALKREEVLWENNPDVDINALNDTQQIQKELGFQDEIYKVEDILDLRFIPKK, encoded by the coding sequence ATGAACAGAAGAGGAATACGTCCATACCTAATAGCACTTGCGGCGCTATGGCTGATCGCCATAACGGCCGGCTGCGCTAGCGGTCAAGATAACGGCAAGAGCGCGGCACCGTCCGCCGGTGACGGAGAGAGCGCGGCAGGCGCCAAGCTGGAGAAGATCCGGTATGCGCCGCTTAGCGGGGTCAGCGGACTGGCGGTGTCCTTCGGGGCGGAGAAGGGTTTCTTTGAGGAGGAAGGACTCGACGTCGAATTTATCACCACCAAGGACCCGATAGCCGGTCTGACCAGCAAGGACATTGACGTGGTCGACGTGGCCACGACGACGGCGATCGTGGCTGCGGGCAAGGGCGCTCCCGTCAAAATCGTCTCCTCCATGTTCCGGACCAAGGGGCCGTTCTACCTGATCGCCTCGCCGGAGATCCAGAAGGTGGAAGACCTGAAGGGCAAGAAGGTGGGCATCGCCGTGTTCGGCAGCGGCCTGGAGGTATATACGCAGGTCATCCTGAAGGAGCACGGATTGAGTCCGGACGATGTGACCTTCATTGCCAACAGCACGCATCAGGCGGCTTACGCGAGTCTGGAAACCGGACAGGTCGACGCCACCATCATTCATGAACCGTTCGCTTCTCTGGCTGAAAAGCAGGGAAAGGGCCATATCATCGCTACAGGCTGGGATTACCTGCCGACCTTCCACACCGGGGTGCTGGCGGCCCGCGACGGTATTCTGGAAGAGAAACCGGAATTGGTCGAGAAGCTGCTGCGAGCTTACTTCAAATCGCAGGAGTATGCGAAGAGCCATCCGGACGAGTTTAAGACTTACTATCTGAACAACATCGAGATCGATCCCGAGGTGCTGGATCTGGCGCTGAAGCGCGAAGAGGTGCTGTGGGAGAACAATCCGGACGTGGACATCAACGCGTTGAATGATACCCAGCAGATTCAGAAGGAGCTGGGCTTCCAGGATGAGATCTACAAGGTGGAGGATATTCTGGACCTCAGGTTTATTCCGAAAAAATAA
- a CDS encoding ABC transporter ATP-binding protein: MSGFTVENVSKVYGGDLPTISLQNINLQVRDGEFLCILGPSGCGKSTLLELLAGLQLPTEGDILLDGKKVQGPTRSSGVVFQDASLYPWRTISQNVGLGLELAGMKKAERQTLVDKYLSMVGLEGFGSKYPHHLSGGMRQRAGIARALVSSPSILLMDEPFGAVDHLTRLQLQQDLLRIWQEEQKTVVFVTHDVSEAVFLADRVVLLSPRPGRIHHIFDVPHERPRKREDASLLKIQNDIYAAIYDVKTEEDLEFTI, translated from the coding sequence ATGTCCGGCTTTACGGTTGAAAATGTCTCGAAGGTCTATGGCGGCGATCTTCCAACAATCTCGCTTCAAAATATAAACCTGCAGGTGAGGGACGGCGAATTTCTGTGCATCCTCGGGCCGAGCGGCTGCGGAAAAAGCACGCTGCTGGAGCTGCTGGCGGGATTGCAGCTTCCGACGGAGGGCGACATTTTGCTGGATGGCAAGAAGGTTCAGGGGCCTACGCGGAGCTCTGGGGTCGTATTCCAGGATGCATCCCTGTACCCGTGGCGCACCATTTCGCAGAACGTCGGCCTTGGGCTGGAGCTTGCCGGCATGAAAAAAGCGGAGCGGCAAACGCTCGTGGACAAATATCTGAGCATGGTCGGCTTGGAGGGATTCGGCTCGAAATATCCACATCATTTATCGGGAGGCATGCGGCAGCGAGCAGGGATCGCAAGAGCGCTCGTGAGCAGTCCGAGCATCCTCCTGATGGACGAGCCGTTCGGCGCGGTGGACCATCTTACCCGGCTTCAGCTTCAGCAGGATCTGCTCCGCATATGGCAGGAGGAGCAGAAAACGGTGGTGTTTGTGACCCATGACGTATCCGAAGCCGTCTTTCTCGCAGACCGGGTCGTCCTGCTGTCCCCGCGCCCCGGGCGCATTCACCATATTTTCGACGTTCCCCATGAGCGTCCGCGCAAGCGGGAGGATGCCAGCCTCCTGAAGATTCAGAACGACATCTACGCTGCGATTTATGACGTCAAGACGGAAGAGGATTTGGAATTTACGATTTAA
- a CDS encoding sulfurtransferase: MSNIVSKEWVLEQLQSNPGQLVVADVRFSPGDANYGYEAYQREHVPGAVFVDLKKDLTDSPGEHGGRSPLPHTEELARRLGKLGIDASTPVVVYDDDLRPEGARLWWILKYLGHGSAYILDGGFAGWKSAGYPLTSKRSEAAPRVFQANVREEWLADVNEVRAKIGKTGVTLLDSRDWKQFTGETAPLDPVAGHIPGAAHAYWKDGIDEDGTLKGAERQRERFAGLSFDDEVIVYCGSGLSACPNVLALREAGYRKVKLYAGSWSDWISYKDHEIAAGED; this comes from the coding sequence ATGTCAAATATCGTAAGCAAGGAATGGGTGCTGGAACAGCTGCAGTCGAATCCGGGTCAGCTTGTCGTTGCGGACGTCCGATTCAGCCCGGGCGATGCGAATTACGGCTACGAGGCTTATCAGCGCGAGCATGTGCCCGGTGCCGTATTCGTTGATTTGAAAAAGGATTTGACGGATTCTCCAGGCGAGCACGGCGGCCGGAGCCCCTTGCCGCATACGGAGGAGCTGGCCCGGCGGCTCGGCAAGCTCGGGATCGATGCGAGTACGCCCGTCGTTGTCTATGACGATGACCTTCGCCCGGAAGGTGCGCGGTTATGGTGGATTTTGAAATACCTGGGCCACGGTTCGGCATATATATTGGATGGAGGATTCGCCGGCTGGAAGTCGGCCGGATATCCGCTCACCTCGAAGAGAAGCGAGGCGGCTCCGCGAGTATTCCAAGCGAATGTGCGGGAGGAATGGCTGGCTGATGTGAATGAGGTGAGGGCAAAGATCGGCAAAACCGGCGTGACCCTGCTCGATTCAAGGGATTGGAAGCAGTTCACGGGAGAAACGGCACCACTGGATCCGGTGGCCGGACATATACCGGGAGCGGCGCATGCCTATTGGAAGGACGGGATCGATGAAGACGGGACGCTAAAGGGAGCCGAGCGGCAGCGGGAGCGTTTTGCCGGGTTGTCCTTCGATGATGAAGTGATTGTGTATTGCGGATCTGGGTTGTCGGCTTGCCCGAACGTGCTGGCTTTGCGGGAAGCCGGGTACCGCAAGGTGAAGCTGTACGCAGGCAGCTGGAGCGATTGGATCAGCTACAAGGACCATGAGATTGCCGCAGGTGAAGATTGA
- a CDS encoding helix-turn-helix domain-containing protein: MECKSFIGAHDEHWEDDGLRSHQELEITLIMEGSGRFCAHGREARVESGNVVLIPSEVPHSFHALSPIRFGVLLADRIPSEVKELFDRLIQDGGTRIIALSRLDRDRYERLFREWLRIRSSPLKDPIRNYGVWVELLLLFLNEHAHSDHQALSISFIGDYIRQHIRDPMHVSTLAEMAGLSEDGFRKQFAKIYGMTPKQYQQQCRLAEAKWLLSSSDKDLQSLAESVGFSQLHSFSLWFKKMEGCPPSEWRNRQRLYHH; this comes from the coding sequence ATGGAATGTAAAAGTTTTATTGGCGCGCATGATGAACATTGGGAAGATGACGGCTTAAGAAGCCACCAGGAACTTGAGATTACGTTGATAATGGAAGGTAGCGGCCGCTTTTGCGCGCACGGCAGGGAAGCGAGAGTGGAATCCGGGAACGTGGTTCTCATTCCGTCCGAGGTTCCCCATTCGTTCCACGCGTTGTCTCCTATACGCTTCGGCGTGCTTTTGGCAGACCGCATTCCGTCTGAGGTGAAGGAGCTGTTCGACAGGCTTATTCAGGATGGCGGCACTCGTATCATCGCCCTGTCCCGTCTGGATCGGGACCGTTATGAACGCTTGTTCCGCGAATGGCTGAGAATCCGTTCTAGTCCGTTGAAAGACCCGATACGGAATTATGGGGTCTGGGTGGAGCTGCTTTTATTGTTTCTTAACGAACACGCCCATTCCGATCATCAGGCGCTGTCCATCTCGTTTATCGGCGACTACATCCGTCAGCATATCCGGGATCCAATGCATGTCTCTACCCTGGCGGAAATGGCGGGACTGTCCGAGGATGGCTTCCGCAAGCAGTTCGCCAAAATATACGGCATGACCCCGAAGCAGTACCAGCAGCAATGCCGGCTTGCGGAAGCGAAGTGGCTCTTAAGCTCCTCCGATAAAGACCTCCAGTCGCTTGCCGAATCGGTTGGCTTCTCCCAGCTTCACTCGTTCTCGCTCTGGTTCAAAAAAATGGAGGGCTGCCCCCCATCGGAGTGGAGAAACCGGCAGCGCCTATATCATCACTAA
- a CDS encoding phytanoyl-CoA dioxygenase family protein translates to MKVTIGQRELEWGGKYLTELRDCNDMLEDTVALRNRLQEDGYLLIRGFHKREEVLNARMEFLNKLGAMGRLDPHALVEDGIIGSENKGGMWGGSTEELLPDFSQFLDVVNSPAVLDFFGRLLGGAAMTYDYKWPRAVARGGNTGAHYDVVYMGRGTKDLYTMWTPFGDIPLEMGTLAMCLGSQHFTKIKMTYGEMDVDRDNVATGWFSEDPVEIVNRYGGQWATTAFEAGDAIIFGMYMMHTSLNNSTNRYRISADTRYQLASEPVDERWIGRKPKGHYAWGRTPQKSVAEARKEWGV, encoded by the coding sequence ATGAAGGTGACCATCGGACAACGGGAATTGGAGTGGGGAGGTAAATACCTCACGGAATTAAGAGACTGCAATGACATGCTGGAGGATACGGTCGCGCTGCGAAACCGGCTGCAGGAGGATGGATATCTCCTGATTCGCGGTTTCCATAAGCGGGAAGAGGTCTTGAACGCAAGAATGGAGTTCTTGAATAAACTCGGGGCCATGGGCAGGCTGGATCCCCATGCCCTTGTCGAAGACGGGATCATCGGATCGGAGAACAAGGGCGGAATGTGGGGCGGCAGTACCGAGGAATTGCTGCCGGATTTCTCCCAGTTTTTGGACGTTGTCAATTCGCCAGCGGTGCTGGACTTCTTTGGACGATTGCTGGGCGGAGCCGCGATGACATACGACTACAAGTGGCCGCGCGCCGTCGCTCGCGGAGGCAATACCGGCGCTCATTACGATGTTGTGTATATGGGTAGAGGCACGAAGGATTTGTACACTATGTGGACGCCGTTTGGGGATATCCCTCTTGAAATGGGAACGTTGGCGATGTGTCTCGGGTCCCAGCATTTTACGAAAATCAAGATGACCTACGGGGAAATGGACGTTGATCGTGACAATGTTGCCACGGGCTGGTTCTCCGAGGATCCCGTCGAGATTGTGAACCGTTACGGCGGGCAATGGGCGACGACCGCTTTTGAAGCCGGAGACGCCATTATTTTCGGAATGTATATGATGCACACCTCGCTGAACAACAGCACCAACCGTTACCGAATCAGCGCGGATACCCGTTATCAGCTTGCATCCGAACCGGTGGATGAGCGATGGATCGGCCGCAAACCCAAAGGTCATTATGCTTGGGGACGCACACCGCAGAAGTCCGTAGCCGAAGCCCGCAAGGAATGGGGAGTATAA
- a CDS encoding AraC family transcriptional regulator yields the protein MVFEHANMKYGIPSDMERKGGIWILRAGRSLARPNYSVGPKISENYALHFVLNGKISLAFGDKVVTLSAGDAFCLFPHTRYSYWEPNGDPEPTLRMQWIVLDGEAAESALTRIGLHPSTPFLHNVMKGGLQAVLDQIYGCVDDDTIGHEFGRQKRLYQLFELLAAAPAKRETKANWLEQSVHYMDSHYMEGITVTDVVHQAGVHRTHLYCEFIRVHGISPSHYLMKLRMERAAVLLTETDVSVTEVAFSLGYSNLHTFSRAFAKYYRISPTSYRLQHAPVPI from the coding sequence ATGGTCTTCGAGCATGCCAATATGAAGTACGGCATACCTTCGGACATGGAAAGAAAGGGCGGAATCTGGATTCTCCGTGCAGGCCGGAGTTTGGCCAGGCCCAACTACAGCGTCGGCCCCAAAATATCCGAGAACTATGCGCTGCATTTTGTCTTGAACGGGAAAATCTCGCTGGCATTCGGGGATAAGGTGGTTACGTTGTCGGCAGGAGATGCCTTTTGCCTGTTTCCTCATACGAGGTACAGTTATTGGGAACCGAACGGCGATCCCGAACCGACGCTGCGCATGCAGTGGATCGTCTTGGACGGAGAAGCAGCGGAGAGCGCATTGACCCGAATCGGGCTGCACCCCTCCACGCCCTTTCTGCATAACGTGATGAAGGGCGGGCTGCAGGCGGTGCTGGATCAAATTTACGGGTGCGTGGATGACGATACCATCGGTCACGAGTTTGGACGGCAGAAGCGGTTGTATCAGCTGTTTGAACTTTTGGCTGCCGCTCCGGCCAAAAGAGAAACGAAAGCGAATTGGCTCGAACAAAGCGTGCACTACATGGATTCCCACTACATGGAAGGGATTACGGTGACGGATGTGGTCCATCAAGCCGGCGTGCACCGGACGCATCTGTACTGCGAATTCATTCGGGTGCATGGCATCAGTCCGAGCCATTATTTGATGAAGCTGCGGATGGAGCGGGCAGCGGTTCTGCTGACCGAAACCGACGTGTCCGTGACGGAGGTGGCGTTCTCGCTGGGATATTCCAATCTCCATACGTTTTCGAGAGCATTCGCTAAGTATTATCGCATATCGCCTACTTCGTATCGGCTGCAGCATGCGCCGGTACCCATATAG
- the bglS gene encoding beta-glucanase, producing MKKLSVFRKKMTTMLMAGSLLCGLLVPIQASAADVAFNEPLNGKNPNLFYTSDGWANGPDFGVGWKAANQEFSNGVMALRLDNAGCPASCSGKSYASGEYATHLKYGYGRVEARIKAAKGTGLVTSLFTYSGQATGTSNDEIDIEILGKDTTKMETNYFTNGVGQHSTIINLGFDASLDFHTYAFEWSPSSIKWYVDGQLVHTENGSRGALPTSPGHIMVNLWSGSGPAEIWTGTFNYPGSPIRAYYDWIKFTPAN from the coding sequence ATGAAAAAGCTAAGTGTGTTCAGAAAGAAAATGACGACAATGCTTATGGCTGGCAGTTTGTTATGCGGATTGTTGGTACCGATTCAAGCGTCGGCTGCCGACGTTGCATTTAATGAGCCGCTGAACGGCAAGAACCCTAATCTGTTTTATACTTCCGATGGATGGGCGAATGGCCCGGATTTCGGGGTGGGCTGGAAGGCGGCAAACCAGGAGTTCTCTAACGGAGTTATGGCTTTACGGCTTGACAATGCGGGATGTCCTGCGAGCTGCTCGGGCAAATCCTATGCTTCCGGTGAATATGCGACACATCTGAAGTACGGCTACGGCCGGGTTGAAGCGCGGATCAAAGCGGCTAAGGGAACGGGCTTGGTGACGAGCCTCTTTACGTATTCCGGTCAAGCCACAGGCACGTCCAATGACGAAATCGATATCGAAATCCTGGGAAAGGACACTACGAAGATGGAAACGAATTATTTTACGAATGGCGTAGGCCAGCACAGCACCATCATCAATTTAGGGTTTGATGCGTCGCTCGATTTCCATACTTATGCGTTCGAATGGTCACCATCATCCATCAAGTGGTACGTAGACGGCCAACTGGTTCATACGGAGAATGGCTCCCGCGGGGCGCTTCCGACAAGTCCGGGCCATATCATGGTTAATCTGTGGTCAGGATCAGGACCGGCCGAGATATGGACCGGAACATTCAATTACCCGGGTTCGCCGATACGCGCGTACTATGACTGGATCAAATTCACGCCGGCCAACTAG
- a CDS encoding AraC family transcriptional regulator translates to MPSIMREEAIPKEKVILAKNYPIFVADTIGVTSPYQKLHWHNVLEINYIKSGMGYYIINGQKFEFQQGDVLLINSNDLHCAYETKDLVMTVISFDSTWFIHNLRFDPELFSPFREMGKHYLNLIPRDHPAMGKLRSLLFELQEEHVGEQRSYATVVYSLLLQFLAIVNRECRMEGEGGSEPSISERQLEKMRQVIMVMEQNFAHPWTLEELASLVYLSPSRFSEIFKRAVGMPPLLYLIHIRLEQAVTMLEGGHMKVMDVALECGFRTLTNFNRLFKKHIGMTPKASQRQHS, encoded by the coding sequence ATGCCATCGATCATGCGGGAAGAAGCGATACCGAAGGAAAAAGTAATATTAGCCAAGAATTATCCGATTTTTGTCGCCGATACGATTGGCGTGACCAGCCCCTATCAGAAGCTTCATTGGCACAACGTGCTGGAGATAAATTACATTAAATCCGGTATGGGTTACTACATCATCAACGGGCAAAAATTTGAATTCCAGCAAGGGGATGTACTTCTCATCAACTCGAATGATCTTCACTGCGCTTACGAGACGAAGGATCTGGTCATGACTGTCATTTCATTTGATTCGACTTGGTTTATCCATAACCTCCGGTTCGATCCGGAACTGTTCAGCCCGTTCCGCGAGATGGGCAAGCATTACTTGAACCTGATCCCCCGCGACCATCCGGCCATGGGGAAGCTGCGTTCGCTGCTGTTTGAGCTGCAGGAGGAGCATGTGGGGGAACAGCGGTCTTACGCTACGGTAGTATACTCGCTTCTGCTCCAATTCCTGGCCATCGTAAACCGGGAGTGCCGGATGGAAGGGGAAGGCGGAAGCGAACCCAGCATCAGCGAACGGCAGCTGGAGAAAATGCGTCAAGTCATCATGGTGATGGAGCAAAATTTCGCCCACCCCTGGACGCTGGAGGAATTGGCTTCCCTGGTCTATCTCAGTCCTTCCAGGTTCAGCGAAATATTCAAGCGCGCGGTCGGCATGCCGCCCCTCTTGTACCTGATCCACATTCGGCTGGAGCAGGCGGTCACGATGCTGGAAGGAGGCCATATGAAAGTGATGGACGTCGCCCTGGAATGCGGCTTTCGCACGCTGACCAATTTTAATCGTCTGTTCAAAAAGCACATCGGCATGACGCCGAAGGCTTCACAAAGGCAACATTCCTAA
- a CDS encoding ABC transporter permease — protein sequence MPQIGIDSRAETHVKKGRLRRFLKQWDIQLMVLPAMMFILVFSYIPMYGVLMAFQDYSLFKGFLNSPWVGFKHFEMFFGAPEFWTIMRNTLVISLLKLCIGFPAPILLALMLNEVGRHSFKRIVQTISYLPHFLSWVIVSGFAISILSTDNGSLNILLQKLSLIDEPINFLSEPKYFWSILTVTNVWKEIGFSSIVYLAAIAGINPQLYEAASIDGASRLKQIISITIPSIMPIIVVFSILAIGNFLNAGFEDILLLAGNPVLRDVSDVLDTYVYRIGIQNSRFSYATAAGLFKAIISVLLLAGANYWARRSGNSLW from the coding sequence ATGCCGCAAATCGGGATCGATAGCAGGGCGGAGACACATGTGAAGAAAGGGCGCTTGCGCCGCTTTCTGAAGCAATGGGATATACAGCTGATGGTGCTTCCGGCCATGATGTTCATTCTGGTTTTCAGCTACATTCCCATGTACGGGGTACTCATGGCGTTCCAGGACTACAGTCTGTTCAAGGGCTTTCTGAACAGCCCGTGGGTCGGCTTCAAGCATTTTGAGATGTTTTTTGGGGCGCCGGAGTTCTGGACCATTATGCGGAACACCTTGGTCATCAGCCTGCTGAAGCTGTGCATCGGGTTTCCTGCGCCGATCCTGCTTGCACTGATGCTCAATGAGGTTGGGAGGCATTCCTTCAAACGGATCGTCCAGACGATCAGTTATCTGCCTCACTTCTTGTCGTGGGTCATCGTCTCGGGCTTTGCGATCTCCATTCTGTCCACGGACAACGGCAGTCTGAACATTCTGCTGCAGAAGCTGAGCCTGATCGATGAACCGATCAATTTTCTATCGGAGCCGAAGTACTTCTGGAGCATCCTGACGGTAACGAATGTGTGGAAGGAGATCGGTTTTTCCTCCATTGTGTATTTGGCGGCCATTGCAGGCATTAATCCCCAACTGTATGAAGCGGCTTCAATTGATGGTGCGAGCCGTCTGAAGCAGATCATCTCCATCACTATTCCGTCTATTATGCCGATTATCGTTGTGTTCTCGATTTTGGCGATCGGCAACTTCCTGAATGCCGGTTTTGAGGACATTTTGCTGCTGGCTGGCAATCCGGTATTGCGGGATGTCAGCGACGTGCTGGACACGTACGTCTACCGGATTGGCATTCAGAACAGCCGATTCTCCTACGCTACGGCGGCGGGTCTATTCAAGGCGATCATCAGCGTATTGTTGTTGGCCGGAGCCAACTACTGGGCCCGACGGTCGGGGAACAGCCTATGGTAG